In Rutidosis leptorrhynchoides isolate AG116_Rl617_1_P2 chromosome 6, CSIRO_AGI_Rlap_v1, whole genome shotgun sequence, the DNA window CAATGTAAATTaatggttatttttttttttttttgaaaggcaaagatATATTATATTAAGACACGAAGTGTACAAGGACATGGGTATCTTTACATTGATTAGAAAATCCATGTAGAAACTCGAAAACTTAAACAATGAGATTGAAAGGGATGCAAAAGGAGCAATCCCAATGAAAATACAACAATGAATCACGACAAACTAAGATATACACTAGGATTTGAGAGTCATGTTAGCCAATTGAACTTTCTTCTTTTTATCCTTGAAGAGATCCATTCGAAGAATTTTACTTGAATTTTATTTACCATAATCGGAGTGCTTCAAGAGCATTTCACTATATGTATACCATAAGTCTAATCAAGTCAATTATTAGGTTGGAAACTACTCCATAGGTAAATAAAGTCTTAAGTTTAGGTAAAGAAAAGAAAATTACCTCCTCAGATAATATTCAAGACaaatatttaaaaattatcatCATATATCATCATATCATGAACCATTATAATATCTACACGAACACGAATATGATCATGCATCACTTCACTTATATAGTTAAAACTTGTATGATACGTCCTATAAAAACACATTACCATATTTTATTAACATATACATTTTACATATAACAACTAAAATAACTGAAAAAAACTCATTTGTACTTGTTTGAATCCGTAATATAAATATGAGCCTACGGTGTGTTTATACTAATTCTCTAAAGTTCTTCCTCAAAATTAGTTATCAATAGCTCCTCACCCAATATATATTTCATTTcacatttatttatatttatatttatataaatcgaaTTAACATCAACTATTAATGTAATTTTCGATTATTACACgtcaatattaaatattatattcaaTTATTTACTCATTTTGTTCTGAGAAATTTGAAGAAAGTGACATAAAAGTATTGAATATAATCTAAAGCACTTGTAACCCCACAAGTAATATCTCTCTCTCTTTCCCACACACACACTCCAATCTCCATAAATCTCTATTAGTTTTTGTCATGTTATTTGGGAAAGATTCACTCTCCAATTTCTCTCTATATCTATATCCATGAGCTATGGCCCATGTTTATATAACCAACAAAACTACAATCCAAACCAATCTGTTCTTTAACCCCCATCTTCACTcccatatacatataaaaatatagatACATGTTTGTGTATCTAACTTAGAGTTGTACCCTGCTCATGCACATAAACCACCATGTCAAGATTCCCTTTAAGATTCTTTCCAAGATCATTTCTCATATGGGTCATCATCATTCAATCATTTCCCTCTTCAAAGATTCcatctttttcttgttcatcatcatcatcatcatcatcatcatcatcatgtcatcAACAAAACAATCGAAAATTCGAACAAAAAACAACCATCTTTTGGCAATATGATGAACAATCCAAGACTTGGGTACAAGTGAAGTTACCTTATGATCTTGTATCATGTGTCAACACTAATTGTACAAAAGTAGGCATCATTGAACCAATACAAGAAACAAACAATAATGATCAAACAAGAATTGATATGGATCAAGAACAAGAACAAGATTCAAATAAAAAGAAAGTCAAAGATGAAAGAAAGATTGGGGTGTTGGGATCAAGAAAGAGACTTTCAATGATAAAAATGGCGGAAGATTCGATTTGGGTGACCGGAATAAGTGGTTCGATTTACGAGAGATATTGGAATGGGATTCAATGGGTGATTGCACCTCATGAATTGCCATTACAAGCAGGTTATGCAGTTTCTGTTTTTTTGGTCAATCATACAATTCTTGCTCTTTCAGAAGCTGGAATCTTATACCATGTAATTCCAAAAAAAAATCTTGATGCTTTTATCTTATGATTTGAAAATTTGGGATTCTACCTAATCTTGTTTTGTCTTCTATCAATAGATCAACAAAAGTGTGCAACTAATGTTATTATTTTCATGTTTTAGTTGCAACTAAACGATAACTCACAGCCAGTATGGGTTGAGATCCCACCAATTGTGGATTCTAGCACGACAATAAAAATCAAATCTGGAGTCATATCACATGATAAGGAGTAAGTTCGACCGAAGAAGAGGTGGTGATTTCAACCCATTTACTTAAATATGGGTTGACTTTAGTGAGCTACGTGTTTGAGTACGTATTAACTCAAACGGGTCAAATTGGTCATGTAGAAAACTTAAGTGGTTCACCATTGCCCAAGTTGTTAATCTGGATTATTTCAATCTATATCTATCCATCTATAATTTACGATCTATAAACCAACTAattgaaagaaataaaataaattttgATAATACAGTTTTTGAAATAATAATCGTTGTACggagtaatttaaaaaaaaataataataataaaataaaaacaagaacGTTGACGAGTCAACCGAATAATTGCTCATTTGAACTCGGACCCAATTTGATTCATTACCCCGCCGGCCCACCCGCCTGACCCATGAATATCACCAACTTTAGTTGAAAGATCAGTAGCATATGTTGTGATTGATTTGGGCATAATGAATACAGGAGGATCTATTTCTGCACAAATACTGGGCTGCTGTTAGAACTTAGTGATGCTGACCCTGAAAGGTTTCTTTATTATTTTCATCTGCTACTATTTTTCTTTAAAAGGGTATTTATGTCTTTTTGTAATGTGAGCAGATGGATTAACCATGGGAAGCCATCCGGTGCAGACGTCGCAGCCATAGTTAATGCTGCTGCAAGTACACGACAAGTCGTATTCACTATAAGGTCACCATCCTTTAATCTAAGTTTTTCGTCACTTGTTACCATGACTCTAATCCATAATGTTGGTTTTTGTTACCCAATGCAGTTCAACAGGTGATCTGTACGAATTTGACCCGTCTAAAAAGCCATTTTGGAAGAAACACATTTGGAGTAAAGAATCAACACAAGACACTGCGTTGACACCATCAACAAGCTGTACAGTACAACGAAGAACCGGATCACATTCAGATTCACTCTTTCTATTAGCCAAAGTATACATGACAAGAAACTTACTTTTTTTTTTCTCTACACCCACAAGTTTTATGTTTAAAATCAATAATTACAGGGTGGAAACTTGGTTGAAAGAAGATTACAACAGAGGAAATGGAAATGGGTGGTCCACGAAAGCCCGAACGATCAACAATTCACATCCATAACACTCGTGACAACCGAAGAAACATACAGTAATATGTTCTCTTTGTTTTTGACAACGGCCTCAGGATCCATCGTTGAATATAACATTTCTAAACAAGAAGGTATGTTAATTATACACCTTAATTTCTATTTAACCCGAAAAACAATATATAGCTGGGTTAACGATTCGTAAGTACCTAATTTGGTGGCAAATTGCATCATGACTGCTGATTTAAAGACAGGCATGAAACATGGGTGAATCATATGCATCCTGTGAATGCAAAAGTAGCGAAAGGTGTTGCCGGGATACAATTTCAGGTGGGCCGGGTCATATTTCTATTAGACGACGGTAGACTTGGTGAACTCCACCAATCAAAGACAGGTGGGGACGAGGTGGGACCGACCCCACCTGTGAATCCAAGACGGGTGTCTACAAAGTACACATGGTCGATAATTGATGCTCCCGAGAGTGAAGGATGGAATGCAGAATACTGCACCGAAGATCGTGGGCCCTTGAACTGTATTGCAGGGATAAAAGATGAACTCAATAATGAAGAAATGAACACAAGGTCTGCATCGAGAAGACGAGCTGGAAACAAAGGATACGAGAACTATTACTTGGTGTCGACGGTGAGTAAATCGAAAGAGGAAGCGAACGTGGATCACGAAAGTAATACTGCTAATTTGAACTTTAGGTTACGGGTTATGTATGAAGGTCGATCGTTCTTTCTTGTAACGATAGATGGGATGACTTACGAGTATCTGAACATTGATAACGTATGGTTTTGGCTTCATCATGAGTATCCTACAGCGATGAAAGCGACAGTTGGAAGTTATAACGGGAGTTTGTTTCTGGTGGATGAGAATAATGATTTGATCATTCGAGAAAGAACAGGTAACGAACTCACGTGGATAAACTGCACAGCTGCGAAGAAAGGAAAACAAGTTATCGCGGGCCCACCATGGGACCTAATTCCGGGCAAATCTCCAAAAGTTACGCCAGAAGACTCGCTCTTCTTCATCAGCAAGACTGGTGGCTTGCTACAATTAACAGTACGTTTCAACGTAAACCATTTTGACCTGAcccattacccattttgaccattACCCTTTGACCCATTacccattacccatttgacccattacccattttgacacattaCCCATTTGATTATTACCCATTTTGAGTTTTTGACACATTACCCAAAATGTTCTTACTCACAGATCTTGCCACCCCAGCTTAGTACTTATCAATTGGCTGTGCGTTCAGGTTGCATTAAAGAAATTGAAGTGGAAAAATTGTCGACACCCCTCGAATACGAAGATCGCAAGCATAGCAGACCAAGAAGTGTTTAGAGAAAACATAGTTTTTGTTATTGGAAGAGACGGTCAGTTGTACCAGTACAACAAGGTAACGGGTCTATGGCACCGGCACCATCAGTCACAACATTTGGTGCTGTCACAACAGCCTGGAACTGCAATGAGGGGTTCATCACGATCGTTAACTGGATCGATTTTCTTAATATCTGAAGACGGTAGACTTGTCGAGTATAATTGGAACCCTATTGATGGTTGGGATTGGGTGGAACATGGTTCACCCTGTCTCGGGGTCACATTAGTTGGCTCAACTGGACCATGCCTTGGAGGAACCCAAGTGTTCTTGGTTGGTTCGAATGGGAATGTTTACTTGAGGTACTTGGATCAAGCGACTTGGAAATGGAGCGACTTTAAGTTTCCTTCTTTTGGAAACATTGCCGGTGAAAACAGTGAGAAAATAGTACATACGGACCATGAATTTCAACTAAAAACTGACCAGATACATGAAAAGGCAACTGACGATTGTGATCCGAAGGTTTGGTTTGA includes these proteins:
- the LOC139856180 gene encoding uncharacterized protein, which gives rise to MSRFPLRFFPRSFLIWVIIIQSFPSSKIPSFSCSSSSSSSSSSSCHQQNNRKFEQKTTIFWQYDEQSKTWVQVKLPYDLVSCVNTNCTKVGIIEPIQETNNNDQTRIDMDQEQEQDSNKKKVKDERKIGVLGSRKRLSMIKMAEDSIWVTGISGSIYERYWNGIQWVIAPHELPLQAGYAVSVFLVNHTILALSEAGILYHLQLNDNSQPVWVEIPPIVDSSTTIKIKSGVISHDKERIYFCTNTGLLLELSDADPERWINHGKPSGADVAAIVNAAASTRQVVFTISSTGDLYEFDPSKKPFWKKHIWSKESTQDTALTPSTSCTVQRRTGSHSDSLFLLAKGGNLVERRLQQRKWKWVVHESPNDQQFTSITLVTTEETYSNMFSLFLTTASGSIVEYNISKQEDRHETWVNHMHPVNAKVAKGVAGIQFQVGRVIFLLDDGRLGELHQSKTGGDEVGPTPPVNPRRVSTKYTWSIIDAPESEGWNAEYCTEDRGPLNCIAGIKDELNNEEMNTRSASRRRAGNKGYENYYLVSTVSKSKEEANVDHESNTANLNFRLRVMYEGRSFFLVTIDGMTYEYLNIDNVWFWLHHEYPTAMKATVGSYNGSLFLVDENNDLIIRERTGNELTWINCTAAKKGKQVIAGPPWDLIPGKSPKVTPEDSLFFISKTGGLLQLTVALKKLKWKNCRHPSNTKIASIADQEVFRENIVFVIGRDGQLYQYNKVTGLWHRHHQSQHLVLSQQPGTAMRGSSRSLTGSIFLISEDGRLVEYNWNPIDGWDWVEHGSPCLGVTLVGSTGPCLGGTQVFLVGSNGNVYLRYLDQATWKWSDFKFPSFGNIAGENSEKIVHTDHEFQLKTDQIHEKATDDCDPKVAPTRPISFTETSVIFELRDGRLAEMQKTEDLRWVWWRIIGTPTSLCKVIYWTAAAS